In Amycolatopsis solani, a single window of DNA contains:
- a CDS encoding RNA polymerase sigma factor has product MRIEDVFAAEYGRAVSVLVRVFGDIDVAEEAVQDAFTEAVRRWPAAGLPPSPAGWIITTARNRAVDRLRREAARADKYAQAALTHAEAEPVEEGAVPDERLRLIFTCCHPALARATQVALTLRLLGGLSTTEIAAAFLVPEPTMAQRIVRAKNKIRDAGIPYRVPQDADLPARLSGVLSVLYLIFNEGYEASTGEHLVRDDLCGEAIRLTRALAGLMPDEPEVWGLLALLLLSHSRRAARTTPDGSLVLLADQDRSRWDPALIAEGQEIVRRCLRRNQPGPYQIQAAIQAVHSDAPTDWAQVKALYDQLLAVTPTPVVALNRAVAVAEVDGPAAGLALVEALDLPTFGLFHAIRADLLARVGRTGEAAEAYSAAIELTGNGPEREFLRRKLGVCVRRG; this is encoded by the coding sequence ATGAGGATCGAAGACGTCTTCGCCGCCGAGTACGGCCGTGCGGTGTCGGTCCTGGTGCGGGTCTTCGGGGACATCGACGTCGCCGAAGAGGCCGTGCAGGACGCGTTCACCGAGGCCGTCCGGCGGTGGCCGGCCGCCGGGCTCCCGCCGAGCCCGGCGGGCTGGATCATCACCACCGCCCGCAACCGCGCCGTCGACCGCCTGCGCCGGGAGGCGGCGCGGGCGGACAAGTACGCCCAGGCGGCGCTCACGCACGCCGAAGCCGAGCCCGTGGAGGAGGGCGCCGTGCCCGACGAGCGGCTCCGGCTGATCTTCACCTGCTGCCACCCGGCGCTGGCCCGCGCCACCCAGGTCGCGCTGACGCTCCGGCTGCTCGGCGGCCTGAGCACGACCGAGATCGCGGCCGCGTTCCTGGTCCCCGAGCCGACGATGGCCCAGCGGATCGTCCGCGCGAAGAACAAGATCCGCGACGCCGGCATCCCGTACCGCGTCCCGCAGGACGCCGACCTGCCCGCGCGGCTCTCGGGTGTGCTGAGCGTGCTGTACCTGATCTTCAACGAGGGCTACGAGGCCAGCACGGGGGAGCACCTGGTCCGCGACGACCTGTGCGGCGAGGCGATCCGCCTCACCCGCGCGCTGGCCGGGTTGATGCCCGACGAGCCGGAGGTCTGGGGTCTGCTGGCGTTGCTGCTGCTCAGCCACTCCCGCCGCGCCGCCCGCACGACCCCGGACGGGTCGCTGGTGCTGCTGGCCGACCAGGACCGGTCGCGCTGGGACCCGGCGTTGATCGCCGAGGGGCAGGAGATCGTCCGGCGTTGCCTGCGGCGCAACCAGCCGGGACCCTACCAGATCCAGGCGGCGATTCAGGCCGTCCACAGCGACGCGCCGACCGATTGGGCGCAGGTCAAGGCGTTGTACGACCAGCTGCTGGCGGTCACCCCGACCCCGGTGGTGGCCTTGAACCGGGCGGTCGCGGTGGCCGAGGTCGACGGCCCGGCGGCCGGGCTGGCGCTGGTGGAGGCTCTCGATCTCCCGACGTTCGGGCTGTTCCACGCGATCCGCGCGGACCTGCTGGCCCGCGTCGGCCGCACGGGGGAGGCGGCCGAGGCGTATTCGGCGGCGATCGAGCTCACGGGCAACGGTCCTGAGCGGGAGTTCCTGCGGCGCAAACTCGGCGTCTGCGTGCGTCGCGGGTAG
- a CDS encoding YciI family protein yields the protein MKHYLLSIYQPDGPTPPPDVLDGIVKQLDALNADLKAAGAWVFAGGLHPPSTATVLRARDGDTVVTDGPYAEGKEHLGGFTIITAPDLDAALAWGGRLADAVAPLPVEVRPFSG from the coding sequence GTGAAGCACTACCTGCTCAGCATCTACCAGCCCGACGGCCCCACCCCGCCGCCCGACGTGCTAGACGGGATCGTGAAGCAGCTCGACGCGCTGAACGCCGATCTCAAGGCGGCCGGGGCCTGGGTGTTCGCCGGGGGCCTGCACCCGCCGTCGACCGCCACCGTGCTGCGGGCCCGCGACGGCGACACCGTCGTCACCGACGGCCCCTACGCCGAGGGCAAGGAGCACCTCGGCGGGTTCACCATCATCACCGCCCCCGACCTCGACGCCGCCCTCGCCTGGGGCGGGCGCCTCGCCGACGCTGTAGCGCCGCTGCCGGTCGAGGTGCGGCCGTTCAGCGGATGA
- a CDS encoding alpha/beta fold hydrolase — protein MRIRASDHETTVTTRGTHGPAVLLVHSLGLDRRMWDPVLDRLATGRRVFAYDIRGHGSAAGAPLPFTTAAAGADLLAVLDALELGIAHVAGLSLGGAIAQTAAVAAPGRFASLTLLGAPDRPVPAAFEERARIAETGGMAPLVGPTLERWFTAAALEADTEGVRYARECVASFDPVTWASIWRGYGGLDVYERLRGFPAPALALAGEADASITIDGMAAVAARIGGGAKLEVVPGAPHIQTLERPDEVADALDRFLPAEIDIP, from the coding sequence ATGAGGATTCGCGCTTCCGACCACGAGACCACCGTGACCACCCGCGGCACCCACGGCCCCGCCGTGCTGCTCGTGCACTCCCTGGGCCTGGACCGCCGCATGTGGGACCCGGTGCTCGATCGGCTCGCGACCGGGCGGCGGGTGTTCGCCTACGACATCCGCGGGCACGGCTCCGCCGCCGGCGCACCGCTGCCGTTCACGACGGCCGCCGCCGGCGCCGACCTCCTGGCCGTGCTCGACGCGCTCGAGCTGGGCATCGCCCACGTCGCCGGGTTGTCGCTGGGCGGGGCGATCGCGCAGACCGCCGCCGTCGCCGCACCCGGCCGGTTCGCCTCGCTGACCTTGCTGGGCGCGCCGGACCGCCCGGTTCCGGCGGCGTTCGAGGAACGCGCGCGCATCGCCGAGACCGGCGGCATGGCACCGCTGGTCGGGCCGACCCTGGAACGGTGGTTCACCGCCGCCGCGCTCGAAGCCGACACCGAAGGGGTGCGCTACGCCCGCGAGTGCGTCGCCTCCTTCGACCCGGTCACGTGGGCGTCGATCTGGCGTGGCTACGGCGGACTCGACGTCTACGAGCGGCTGCGCGGCTTCCCGGCCCCGGCACTGGCGCTCGCCGGGGAGGCCGACGCGTCGATCACCATCGACGGCATGGCCGCCGTCGCCGCGCGGATCGGCGGGGGCGCGAAGCTGGAGGTCGTTCCCGGCGCCCCGCACATCCAGACCCTCGAACGCCCCGATGAGGTGGCCGACGCCCTGGACCGGTTCCTGCCCGCGGAGATCGACATCCCGTAA
- a CDS encoding site-specific integrase, with amino-acid sequence MPDLQPVTDADLAAASPAERLALLDEAAARHVDGQRPPNTLKAYAQDWQVWLDYTAEAGIPPLSATIGALTGFVVWLERGRTLRPDERTVPEVPELAAPAAPSTIERRLTGALAGLRHHKVVVDPEASRAAWRALKGYRQRLARDGVQRGRGKATMVTLADLRAMSRACPDTLSGARDRAMLLIGFPIAARCSDLANLLVTDVEPVDDRGLAVTVRHGKSTGDMVVPRRENPETDPVRAWHAWRSGAGIAEGPAFRRVDRHGNVGEPALSTTGVNQILTRAGVRAGLPYPVTGHSLRSGFATEARRAGADDLAIADQGRWVRGSRALYEYIRRVDQWNDNAAGVLDL; translated from the coding sequence GTGCCCGACCTGCAACCGGTGACCGACGCCGATCTCGCCGCCGCCAGTCCGGCCGAACGGCTCGCGCTGCTGGACGAGGCCGCGGCCCGGCACGTCGACGGGCAGCGCCCGCCGAACACGCTCAAGGCCTACGCCCAGGACTGGCAGGTGTGGCTGGACTACACCGCCGAGGCCGGGATCCCGCCGTTGTCGGCGACGATCGGCGCGCTGACCGGGTTCGTCGTGTGGCTCGAACGCGGCCGCACGCTGCGCCCGGACGAACGGACTGTGCCGGAAGTGCCCGAGCTGGCCGCGCCGGCGGCGCCGTCGACGATCGAGCGGCGGCTCACCGGGGCGCTCGCCGGGCTGCGGCACCACAAGGTCGTCGTCGACCCCGAAGCGAGCCGCGCCGCCTGGCGCGCGCTGAAGGGCTACCGGCAGCGGCTGGCCAGGGACGGCGTCCAGCGCGGGCGCGGCAAGGCCACCATGGTGACCCTCGCCGACCTGCGGGCCATGTCCCGCGCCTGCCCGGACACCCTGTCCGGCGCCCGCGACCGCGCGATGCTGCTCATCGGCTTCCCGATCGCCGCCCGCTGCTCGGACCTGGCGAACCTGCTGGTCACCGACGTCGAGCCGGTCGACGACCGCGGGCTCGCGGTGACCGTGCGGCACGGCAAGAGCACCGGCGACATGGTCGTCCCGCGGCGCGAGAACCCCGAGACCGACCCGGTGCGGGCGTGGCACGCGTGGCGGTCGGGCGCCGGGATCGCCGAGGGACCCGCGTTCCGCCGCGTCGACCGGCACGGCAACGTCGGCGAGCCCGCGCTGAGCACCACCGGCGTCAACCAGATCCTCACCCGGGCCGGCGTCCGCGCGGGCCTGCCCTACCCGGTGACCGGGCACTCCCTGCGTTCCGGGTTCGCCACCGAGGCCCGCCGGGCCGGCGCGGACGACCTCGCGATCGCCGACCAGGGCCGCTGGGTCCGCGGCAGCCGCGCGCTCTACGAGTACATCCGCCGCGTCGACCAGTGGAACGACAACGCGGCGGGCGTGCTCGACCTCTGA
- a CDS encoding CGNR zinc finger domain-containing protein — protein sequence MHFNPYGGPAALVAADLVNAGSASELLDGMVRNGMAIQALTDTEATRIAEWAGQLRPVFAAPPESRPDLVNALLAEAACRPYITTHDDKPPHLHYSAADAGPVGRVRAYTAGGLAHLVCEAPDRLGICGREGCETAYVDTSRNGRRRFCSTRCATRVHVADHRARQVSA from the coding sequence GTGCACTTCAACCCTTACGGCGGCCCGGCCGCGCTCGTGGCCGCCGACCTGGTCAACGCCGGGTCCGCGAGCGAGCTGCTGGACGGAATGGTTCGCAACGGCATGGCGATCCAGGCGCTGACCGACACCGAAGCCACCCGGATCGCCGAGTGGGCCGGCCAGTTGCGGCCGGTGTTTGCCGCTCCACCGGAAAGCCGGCCGGACCTGGTCAACGCGCTGCTGGCGGAAGCCGCGTGCCGCCCGTACATCACCACCCACGACGACAAGCCACCGCACCTGCACTACTCGGCGGCCGACGCCGGGCCGGTCGGCCGGGTGCGCGCCTACACCGCGGGGGGCCTCGCCCACCTGGTGTGCGAGGCCCCGGACCGGCTGGGGATCTGCGGTCGCGAAGGCTGCGAAACGGCATACGTCGACACGTCCCGCAACGGCCGCCGCCGGTTCTGCTCGACGCGGTGCGCGACGCGCGTGCACGTCGCCGACCACCGGGCCCGGCAGGTCAGCGCTTGA
- a CDS encoding SGNH/GDSL hydrolase family protein, whose amino-acid sequence MSKRLVVLGDSFTEGVGDDDPAAPNGVRGWADRVAEQLAAREPEFRYANLAIRGKLLPQILGEQLEPALALEADLVSLYAGGNDLMRPKVDIDALLVDYETAVARIRATGAHLILFTGVDGVEDPLFRAIRGRVAIYNELVRGIAARHDALLVDLWSMRQLCDRRFWAPDRLHLNALGHTEVAIEVLRVLGVEHPLLTPELAPRAVLSPAERRSQNLQWAREHALPWVRRRVKGESSGDTLSAKRPTLEPVASAPLPR is encoded by the coding sequence ATGAGCAAGCGCTTAGTGGTATTGGGGGACTCGTTCACCGAAGGCGTCGGCGACGACGACCCGGCCGCCCCGAACGGGGTGCGCGGCTGGGCCGACCGCGTCGCCGAACAGCTCGCCGCTCGTGAGCCGGAGTTCCGGTACGCCAACCTCGCCATCCGCGGGAAGCTGCTGCCGCAGATCCTCGGCGAGCAGCTCGAGCCGGCACTCGCCCTGGAGGCGGACCTGGTCAGCCTCTACGCCGGCGGCAACGACCTCATGCGCCCGAAGGTGGACATCGACGCGCTGCTCGTCGACTACGAAACCGCCGTCGCGCGGATCCGGGCCACCGGCGCCCACCTGATCCTGTTCACCGGGGTCGACGGCGTCGAGGACCCGCTGTTCCGCGCCATCCGGGGCCGGGTGGCGATCTACAACGAGCTCGTGCGCGGCATCGCGGCCCGCCACGACGCCCTGCTGGTGGACCTGTGGTCGATGCGGCAGCTGTGCGACCGCCGGTTCTGGGCGCCGGACCGCCTGCACCTCAACGCGCTCGGCCACACCGAGGTCGCGATCGAGGTGCTGCGGGTGCTCGGGGTCGAACACCCGCTGCTCACCCCGGAACTGGCGCCGCGTGCGGTGCTGAGCCCGGCCGAGCGCCGCAGCCAGAACCTGCAGTGGGCGCGCGAACACGCGCTGCCGTGGGTGCGGCGGCGGGTGAAGGGCGAGTCGTCCGGCGACACGCTCAGCGCGAAGCGCCCGACGCTGGAGCCGGTCGCCTCAGCGCCGCTGCCCCGCTGA
- a CDS encoding TetR/AcrR family transcriptional regulator has product MVSSATADPHASKPLRADARRNRARVLEAAESVFATKGTGAPTEEVARAAGVGIGTVFRHFPTKEALLEAVLVARLRRFVDQAEAAVAAESADPGGAFFTFLTSWIEMSSAKNAYFEALTAAGVTVPVAKSDIGARLMEALGVLLSRAQGAGAVREDLVVGELITIIIGVARAAEYAGPDARLRDRAVAILFDGLRTSAGQRR; this is encoded by the coding sequence GTGGTGAGCTCCGCGACCGCTGACCCCCACGCGTCGAAACCGCTGCGTGCCGACGCCCGCCGCAACCGGGCGCGGGTGCTGGAAGCCGCCGAGAGCGTGTTCGCCACCAAGGGCACCGGGGCGCCGACCGAAGAGGTCGCCCGCGCCGCCGGGGTCGGCATCGGCACGGTGTTCCGGCACTTCCCGACGAAGGAAGCCCTGCTCGAAGCGGTGCTCGTCGCCCGGCTGCGCCGGTTCGTGGACCAGGCCGAGGCCGCCGTCGCGGCGGAGTCCGCGGATCCGGGCGGCGCGTTCTTCACGTTCCTGACCAGCTGGATCGAGATGTCGAGCGCGAAGAACGCCTACTTCGAAGCGCTCACCGCGGCCGGGGTCACCGTGCCGGTGGCGAAGTCCGACATCGGCGCCCGCCTGATGGAGGCGCTCGGTGTGCTGCTTTCGCGCGCGCAGGGCGCGGGCGCGGTGCGCGAGGACCTCGTCGTCGGCGAGCTGATCACCATCATCATCGGGGTCGCGCGGGCCGCCGAGTACGCCGGCCCGGACGCGCGGCTGCGCGACCGGGCCGTGGCGATCCTCTTCGACGGCCTCCGCACGTCAGCGGGGCAGCGGCGCTGA
- a CDS encoding SRPBCC family protein: MTEDDPTAIHVDQFLAHPARKVWRALTEPDLLERWISMPNDIKPVVGHRFELLAEPVPAAGFAGGPVACEVLEVEPERKLSIRWGPQWTVTWRLVPEGTGTRLFLSHEGFDPDDEFQRVSRRIMGGGWRSHVPRALARLLDTLPDPIPLRSGGELRDR; this comes from the coding sequence GTGACCGAAGACGATCCCACCGCGATCCACGTCGACCAGTTCCTCGCCCACCCGGCCCGCAAGGTGTGGCGCGCGCTGACCGAACCCGACCTGCTCGAACGCTGGATCAGCATGCCCAACGACATCAAACCCGTGGTGGGGCACCGCTTCGAGCTGCTGGCCGAGCCGGTGCCCGCGGCCGGGTTCGCCGGCGGGCCGGTGGCGTGCGAGGTGCTGGAGGTCGAGCCCGAGCGCAAGCTCAGCATCCGCTGGGGTCCGCAGTGGACGGTCACCTGGCGGCTGGTCCCCGAAGGCACCGGCACCCGCCTGTTCCTCAGCCACGAGGGGTTCGACCCGGACGACGAGTTCCAGCGCGTCTCCCGCCGGATCATGGGTGGCGGCTGGCGGTCCCACGTGCCGCGCGCGCTGGCCCGATTGCTGGACACGCTGCCTGACCCGATCCCGTTACGATCGGGTGGTGAGCTCCGCGACCGCTGA
- a CDS encoding metalloregulator ArsR/SmtB family transcription factor — protein MPVNDDVFAALASPARRQVLRLLLDGPMAAGALAERFDMARPSLSEHLRVLREAGLVAEQRQGRNRVYRLDAAPLEEVRDWLTPYERFWRGKLANLRDLLDEEEDL, from the coding sequence ATGCCGGTCAACGACGACGTCTTCGCCGCGCTGGCCAGCCCGGCCCGGCGCCAGGTCCTGCGGCTGCTGCTGGACGGCCCGATGGCGGCGGGCGCGCTCGCCGAACGGTTCGACATGGCCCGGCCGAGCCTGTCGGAACACCTCCGGGTGCTCCGGGAGGCGGGCCTGGTCGCCGAGCAGCGGCAGGGCCGCAACCGCGTCTACCGGCTGGACGCGGCGCCGCTGGAAGAAGTCAGGGACTGGCTCACGCCGTACGAACGCTTCTGGCGCGGCAAGCTCGCCAACCTGCGTGACCTGCTCGACGAGGAGGAAGACCTGTGA
- a CDS encoding VOC family protein translates to MTITHVQFLTLPVADHARARDFYVGKLGFEALVDRRTPEGGRFVMVAPKGAQTGVVLTDQQVTGIEPGPRHFQLQTTDLDTDVAALRAAGVEVAEPREQPWGRATSFRDLDGHTLGLLQPSDLGNVPR, encoded by the coding sequence ATGACGATCACGCACGTGCAGTTCCTGACCCTGCCGGTCGCCGACCACGCTCGCGCGCGGGACTTCTACGTCGGCAAGCTCGGCTTCGAAGCGCTCGTCGACCGCCGCACGCCCGAGGGCGGCCGGTTCGTCATGGTCGCGCCGAAGGGGGCGCAGACCGGCGTCGTGCTGACCGACCAGCAGGTCACCGGGATCGAGCCGGGCCCGCGGCACTTCCAGCTGCAGACCACCGACCTCGACACCGACGTGGCCGCGCTGCGGGCGGCCGGGGTCGAGGTGGCCGAGCCGCGGGAGCAGCCGTGGGGCCGGGCGACGTCGTTCCGGGACCTCGACGGCCACACCCTCGGCCTGCTCCAGCCGTCGGACCTCGGGAACGTGCCGCGCTGA